GCCGGGCAGCTCTACGTCGGCTACTTTGCGGCCGGGGTGCTCGTCCAGGGAGTAGTATTGGCAGAGGTTATTGGTCTGCAGCAGCTCGTACACGGCTTTGCAGCCCTGACAGCAGAAGGGCTGCTCCTGCAGCAGAACAGGTTGCCCGGGGCAGTCGTCGCCGCAGTGGGTGCAGGCTACGTGAACGGTAGTTTCAGAAACGGAAGCGGCCACGGCATTCAAGGACTGATGGATTAAGCAAAGGTCCGGCCCCGGGCGGGGGCAAAACCTGAGGAAAGTCAGCTTCCTGGATGACAGTCATCAGCCCGCCTGCCCGGGCCACGCCGCAATTTTGAATGGTAAATTCGCGGTCCGTTTCCCTTCCCTGCCTACTTTTTGCTATGCGTTCCTCTCCAAGTACCTTATCCCTGCTGCTCGTGCTGGCCCTGTTTATGTGGGCGGGCATGGTGCTGGCTATTTCCTTTCTCGAAGCCCCGCTTAAGTTCACGGCCCCGCACATTACGGTGCCGCTGGGGTTAGGCATTGGCCGCATTGTGTTTCAGGCCCTGAACAAAGTAGAGCTGGCCCTGAGCGTGGTGGCGCTGGTATGTGCCGGGCGGCTGCGGCTGCCTTCTCACATCTGGCTAACGTTGCTCACGGCCCTGCTGGTGCTGCTGGCCCAAACCCTGTGGCTGCTGCCCGCCCTGGATGTGCGCGCCGAAGCCTTATTAGCCGGCCATCCTGCCCCTCCCAGTTCGCAGCACGTAGTATATATTATTCTGGAAGTGAGTAAAGTAGCCGCTTTGCTACTCACTGGTGTGCTGGCTTTCCGCCATGCGCAACGCCAGGCATTTCACTCGCAAGCTCCCGCTGCCCAGCTTGCCTAAGTCATTTCTTTTTGCATTCGACGTTTCTTACCCATGTCTGCCCCCGCCCCGCTTTCTGATATTTCCACCGAAGCCGACATCCGTTTACTAGTAGACCGGTTCTACGATAAAGTAAATGCCGATGAGCTGCTCGGCCCCATTTTTAACGAAATAGCCCAGGTGCATTGGGAAAAGCACCTGCCTATCATGTACGACTTCTGGAGCAGCCTGCTGCTCGGCACCAGCCGCTACCGGGGCCGACCCTTCCCCAAACACCTCGTTCTGCCCATTGACAGCAAGCACTTTCGCCGCTGGCTTACGCTGTTCACTGAAAATGTAGACGCCCATTTTGCCGGCCCCGTAGCCGATGATGCCATTCGCAAAGCTGGCAACATTGCTACCATTTTCGAGTATCGTATGGCGCAGGCCCGCAATCCGTTGCAGATTATCTAGCCGGAAAGCGGTGATTTGGACGGTTAGAAGAAAAATTTGCAACAAAATTCCTGCAATCGAATGCGAATTCCGTGAAACCTGCGTAAATTCGCTACGTATCCACCCGTCAACCCTCACCTGCTATGAAATCTTCTGCAGCTCTCCACGACATCCGGAACGAAGGCGACATTAAGACGCTGGTAGATACCGCTTTTAGCAAAGCAAATGATGACGAGCTTCTGGCGCCCTTGTGCCAGGCCGTAGCCCAGATTCACTGGCCCCGCCACCTCACTTCCCTCTATGATTACTGGAGCAGCACCTTGCTGGGCACCACCCGCTACCGGGAAAACGAGCCTATCCCGCTGCACTCCGTGCTGAATACCCAGGGCACCCGCTCCCAGCGTTGGATTTCCTTGCTGGAACGCACCGTAGAAGAGCAATTCTCCGGCAGCAAAGCCGAGGAAGCCAAGCACAAGCTGGCCACCCTGTTTTCCCGGGCCCAAACCGCGTAGTTTCCCTGATTTCCCTATACAAAAAGCCCTCCCGAAGCAATTTCGGGTGGGCTTTTTCTTTTTAGGCTGATTCCCTTGCTTCCCTTAGACCTCCTGCTTCAACAGCAAAAACGGCCCCAGCACCAGGGCATCCAGGCCGGAGCGGAAGTAGCAATCCAGCGCATCTGCAGGCGACTCCACCAGCGGCATGCCATTCAGATTGAAGGAAGTGTTCAACAGCACCGGCACGCCGCTGAGCTGCCCAAAGGCCAGCAGCAGCTGGTGAAACAACGGGTTGGTAGTGGGGCACACCGTCTGGAGCCGGCCGGTGCCGTCATCGTGCGTGACGGCGGGCAGCTGCTCCCGGGCCTCGGGCCGCAGAGGGAACACCTTTTCCATGAAGTAGGACGTCTCGCCGGGCAACAGGTCGAAGTAGTCCTGCTGATGGGCTTCGGGCACGGCCGGGGCAAAGGGCCGGAAGCCTTCCCGGTACTTGATGCTGGCATTTACCTGCTCTTTCATAGCGGCCAGCGTGGGGTTGGCCAGAATGCTGCGGTGGCCCAGGGCCCGTTGCCCCAGCTCCGAAGCCCCCTGAAACCAGCCTACTACTTTCCCGGCCTGCAGCAGCGCGGCCGTTTCCGTCACGATATCCATCGGGCGCTGGTAACGCAGCTTGCGGCGCTCCAGCTCCATTTCAATTTCCACCTCCGGGTACTCCCGGCCAAAGAAATTATGGCGGGCGGGTTCCTGTATTTTCTTTTCGCCCAGCACAAAATGCCGGCCGTAGAGGGCACTGCCCACGCTGAT
The Hymenobacter sp. DG25B genome window above contains:
- a CDS encoding group III truncated hemoglobin, encoding MSAPAPLSDISTEADIRLLVDRFYDKVNADELLGPIFNEIAQVHWEKHLPIMYDFWSSLLLGTSRYRGRPFPKHLVLPIDSKHFRRWLTLFTENVDAHFAGPVADDAIRKAGNIATIFEYRMAQARNPLQII
- a CDS encoding group III truncated hemoglobin, translated to MKSSAALHDIRNEGDIKTLVDTAFSKANDDELLAPLCQAVAQIHWPRHLTSLYDYWSSTLLGTTRYRENEPIPLHSVLNTQGTRSQRWISLLERTVEEQFSGSKAEEAKHKLATLFSRAQTA